CATTCGCACCGGGAGAATGCGATCGGTTCCACTGCGATCTTCTGACAAATCCCGGAACGTAAAGACGAGGCGCCCGTTTTCTTTGAGCCGATAGTCGCGCAGATGCTCGATCAGGGTGAAAACCTTTGCGGTCGACTGCAGATGAGTCAGCGTGTCACCCATGCAGACGATGACGTCGAACCGATCAGCCGCCTCGGACTGTCCGGCATGACGGAGCAAGTCTGCCTGTACGGTTTCGACGGGAAGATCACCGCTGCGCTCTCGGACCTCCTCCAGGAGCGTCGAACTGACATCAACGGCAGTGACGCTGAGCCCGCGGCGCGCCAGAGCAATCGTCTGGATGCCGGAACCGCAACCTAGATCCAGGGCAGTCCCCTGCGTCGGAAGATTCAGGCTGTCGAACAGTTCTGAAGCCTGATTCACTCGCTCGTCGAAGTCGCCGAGCATCCAGCTGTAATTCTCGGCCAGGAGTGACTCATAGTGATCGTGGATCTGCTGAGTCTGTTCCGACCATTCGTGTGTCGATTCCATCAGTACTCCATTCCACCGCTGCGCGGATGAGGCTTCTCGGGGGTCTCTCTTCAACGTAACGCATTCCGTATCGACAACAAGGGGCCTGACATGGAAGTGCTATGATTGAATTCTCTCTCTCAACCCTGCAAGATACCGAGACGTCCCATCGGCGTTCGCTTAACCGTATGTCCGGGTGAAAGCGATCTGTCGCCTGAAACGCTCCATTTAGCGCGGACGAAATGGTTACCTTCAATGGCTCTAAGGATAAACCCATGCTGCGAATTCTCGCTTTCCTGCTGTTGCCGCTGACTCTTGTATCGCAGTCAACCGCAGCGGAGCCCCGTCCGAACATCGTGCTGATCATGGCCGATGACCTGGGGTTTGCCGATCTGGGATGTTACGGCTCGGAGATCGAGACGCCGAATCTTGATCGACTCGCTGGAGACGGTTTGCGATTCACCCAATTCTACAACACGGCCAAATGCCATTCTTCGCGAGTGTCGCTGCTCACCGGGCTCTACTGCGATCAGGCGGGAAGCGAGAAGCTCTCACGCGGAGCCACGATCGCCGAAGTCCTGCGGCCTGCCGGATACTCCACGGCTATGGTCGGCAAGTGGCATCTGAGCCAGCAGCCGACTGACTTCGGTTTTCAGCGTTATTGGGGCCATCTTTCCGGAGCGACGAATTTCTTCACCGGCGATGACACCTTCCGGTTGAACGGCGAAGAATGGACCGTACCCGCGAAACTCAACGGACGTCCGTTTTACACCACGCATGCGATCGCGGATTATGGCATCCAGTTCATCGATGAGATGCGGAAGACCGAGGATCCGTTCCTGCTTTACGTCGCTTTCAATGCACCGCACTACCCGCTGCAGGCTCCTCAGAAGGACGTTGAAAAGTACGACGGGAAGTACGATGCCGGCTGGGATCAGGTGCGCCGGGAACGTCACGCCCGTCAGCTCGAAATGGGATTGCTGCCGGCGAAGTGGGAACTGAGCCCGCGTCCGGAGCATGTGCCTGCCTGGGATTCACTCTCTCAGGAGGAGCAGCAATGGGAAGCGGATCGGATGGAAGTCTTCGCGGCTATGGTCGATGTGCTTGATCAGAATGTTGGCCGACTGGTGAGTCATCTGCAGGAGACCGGCGAATTCGAAAACACGTTGTTCCTGTTCTGTTCCGATAACGGAGCCTGTCCCTTCGAGAGAACGCGCGGCCGCAATCTGAAGCCGTGGGATCCCGCCTCTTACTGGACTTACGATGCCAGCTGGGCTCATGTCGGAAACACGCCGTTTCGGTTGTATAAGCAGAATCAGCATGAAGGCGGGATCTCATCGCCGTTGATCGTCCATTGGCCGGCAGGATTGAAAGCCGAGAAGAATTCCATCACCGATCAGCCGGGACATCTGATCGACTTCATGGCAACGTTCGTCGATATCGCCGCTGCCGAATATCCCGAACAGATCGGAGATCGCGACATCGATCCGCTGCAGGGGAAGTCGTTGCGGCCGATCTTCGCCGGCAAGCAGCGCGAGCCGCACGAGACGCTCTACTTTCACTTCAGCACCGACCGGGCACTGCGTCAGGGCGAATGGAAACTGGTTTCGGCCAAGCTCGGGAAGTGGGAACTCTATAACCTGAAAAACGATCGCACGGAACTGCACGACGTGAGCGATCAACATCCCGACCGCGTCGAAGCGATGGCCAGCGAATGGTTCCGTCTGGCCGAAGAAGTCGATCGGCTTTCCAAGAAGCAGCTGAAGCCTGTGACCAACAAACGGAAGCCTCTCTCGTTCCGAAAGGATACGAGTGAGCAACTGAAGAAGAATTAGAGCATTCATGCTTCTCCTGCAGCCGCATGGGCGCCAACATTCTGCAATGCTGAGTTTGCTCTAGCGTCCGGTGAGTTCGATTCTCAACGGGAATCGCGTGAGGAAGGTCTTCCCGGTTTGCGGCCTTCGTTTGCGTCCGAGGTTGAGATCGCCTCAGTCACCCGGGTGGACTCCACAAAAAAAAGTCCCCGCCTCTTCCGGAGATGCGGGGACTTTTCGATTCGGGACCAAACGCTTATGGTTCGTTTGCTCGGCGGCGGCGAGGATCTTCGCCTTCGTAGCGGTTTACACCTTCAGCTTCCTCCGGAACAGCGAAGTCGACGTTATCCGCGTCGTCTTTCGGAAGATCCTGCTTCATCTCGTAGCCGATGAAGTAGGTCGTGACCGGTTCGACCTCCACAGTTTCGTCTTCGACCTGTTCGGGACGTTTCTCGTAGGCGGTAATCAGAGCCAGATACGGACCGCCGGTCACGCCCTTACCGGGAGCCGTCCCCGTATCGTACTTTCCGTCCACGATCTCGGCGTACCCTTTAGGGCCGGTGTTCCCCCCTTCGGCATCGGGGACAAACTCAATTTGTCCGTAGGTGATCGGCTGGCCTTTGTAAGTCACCGTGCCGGAATAGTCGTAAATGTCGACCGAGCTTCCGCCACAGCCGACAACAGTTGCAGTCAACGCCAGGCAGGCGACAACTCTCAAGGTGTGCATCTTCTTCCTTCCGGTTGATAAAGACTTCCAGAGCGTCCGAGGGGCGCTCCGGAAGTCTGTGTGAGCGTTCAGAGTGGAGGCCATCGGATTAGAGCATTTTCATGCTTCTCCTGCAGTCGCCTGGGCGCCAATCCCCTGCCGTGCTGAGTTTGACCCGGCAAACGCCTGCAGTCGAATCTTGAATTTGCTCTAGAACTCGCCGATCACCATCTCATCCTGCATGTCGGCGAGGTTTTTGTAGGTTTCGAAGTCCATGTTTTGCGACAGGAAGCGTACGCTGGCGTCTCCCATCAGGAACTGAGCTCCGCCATCGTGCTGGCTGCTGGCCCCGACATCATTGAACTTCCAGAGCGGATCGGCACTGATGTACGTGGAAGGTCGCTGGTTGATCGTCTGTTTCACATTCTTGCAGCAGTACATGGCCGCGTTAGCCCCGGAGCTGCTGGCTCCCTGATGCCAGGGACGGAAGGTTTTGGTGCCGTTCGTTTCCGGACGTCCCGAATATTCCCCCACGAGCAGAGTGTTGGTTGTGCCGTCGACAATATCCGAGAAGTTTCGGTTCTCGTTCATCGTCAGGATTCCGCATTTCGCGATCCCGCCGTGGCTGTTCGTGCTGCTCCCGGCGAATTCATGATTTCGCGTGGGGCTGGTGCCAGCGATGGGGCCGAATGGGCCGGCGATTCCCAGATAATGCACGGCCCACTGGCCGGCTTCGTTGGATTCATGATCGACGTTGCGGGCGCTCGGGCAGTAATAGCCGTCGACCTTGTTCATGGCCGCGTCTTCGTTGACCTGGACGTCGTAGAACAGATCGAAATCGAACTGATCGTGCAGGGCGCTTTCTTCCATCATCGGCAGGATCTGCACATGCCAGCTGAAGTTGTTGGTTTGTCGCTGTTCACCGGAGCCGACTGTCGGCTGACCCATTGCTCCCTGCGGGAACGTCTTGTGGGTGTCGTGGTAATTATGGAGCGCCAACCCCAGCTGCTTCAGGTTGTTCTTACAGCTGCTGCGTCGGGCGGCTTCGCGGGCCTGCTGAACAGCGGGCAGGAGCAGAGCAACCAGAATGGCGATGATCGCGATGACGACCAGGAGCTCGATCAGCGTGAAGCCCCTGCGAGTTCGATTGGCGTGAATTACTGGCATCTTGAAATTTCCTCCGAGCGAAAGACTGGAACGGAATAACGAACTTCAATCGACTGATTGACTGGATGTGGGAAAGGAGTCCTCTGGCGATACAGAGTGCCTGGCTTCAGGACAGAATTGTCTCGGGTCTTAGTGCTGATCCGAAAACCTCTTCGACTGAGGTGAGTCAACAGGTTTTCGGACAAGCTCTAAAAACAGGAATCGGCTATTCCAGAATAGCCATTTGTGCATCTGGAGACAGCCGATTCCTTTGAGGTTGAGAACTATTCTGATAAAGGTTTGATACGCATTTTGCGGAACTGAACCCCACCGCCGTGGCCGCAGAGGCGCAGGTAACCGGAGTCCCGCTTCAGGCCCGGATGTTCCTTGCCGTCGATTGATTTCCCGTCCGGGGCGGCCTCATCCAGGTTTGCGTCGACGATGACCTGATCATTGACCGTCACCTTGATGTGGCGACCATCGACGACGATTTCCTGAGTGTTCCATTCCCCCGGTGGTTTCAGGGATCCCTGTTTGGCGGCGACGATTCCGTAGACAGAACCGTGGTGCTGCCAGTCTTGAATGTCATCGTATTTCGGATGGGAATCTTCCAGGCACTGAATCTCCATTCCGCTGTAGGCAGCGTTCTGCCCGCGAGCCGAACGAATCCCGATGCCGCTGTTGGCGCCGGGGGATTGCTTGAATTCAAAGCGGAGAACGAAGTCGTCAAATTCCTGGCCGATGTAACAGCCATCGCCGTCCAGGTACCCTTGGTCGGTCACGATGATGCTGTCTTCCCAGAGGTGCTTGCCCTCTTTGGGCATCAGGGAGAAGAAACCTTTCTCCACCTTCTCGGCCAGGCCGATCTGGACGGTTCCAAACAACAGAATCATTGGCAGGAGAGTTTGAGTCAGTCGAATCATGCAGCGGTTCCATTCACTTAAGGTCGTTTTTTCGAAGTCGAGCCCGAACTTCTCATTCAATACTACTGATCTGTTGTTTTAACCTAACGACGTAAAAAAAACGAGATTGCCGCACAGATTTCGGCAATCTCGCATTAAGTTGTCAGAATTCGGTCGAAGAGGCTTGTCGAAAGCTCACAATCCTCTCCGGTTGAAACCTAGAAGGCGTTACCACCCTGGATGCGCTGGAAGAACGCAGCCATCGAGGCACCCGCCTGGAAGGTTTCGATCGGAATCCGGAGTTGGCCGGAACAGCCCCGATCGGTTGTGCTGACCGACATACCGATGTAGCTGCGCTGAACTTCGAGATCCTTCAGCGATTCCTGATCGAACGGCATCGGCGGCAGATTGGGAGCATCGGCTGCGATTTCCAGAGCCTGCTTAATCATCGACTGCAGGTCAATCAGCGCGACGAAGTTCGCTTTCCCCAGCGGAGCCAGGTCGCGGGTGAGCACTTCGTCATCTCCGGCCGCTCCGGCTTTGTAAGCCTCGATCGCGTTTTCCATCGCTTCGGTTTCACCGCCCATCGTCTGGATGTAGGTGCCGTCTTCGAGGTACGCAATTCGGGTTTCGATGGTGTCGCCACCATAAAGGAACTGATTCATCTGAGCCTGAAGTCCACCGAACTGCTGATTGTCATCAACAATCTGGCGAGTGGTCAGCAGGTCGACATCAACGCCTTCGATCTCTTCGTGCGATTTCTCGAGGCTCATTTCCTGCTTCACGCCGGAAATATCGAGTCCGTCCATCAGCTCAGCCGTCTTTGCCAGGAAGGCCCGGAACTTGTCGCTGGGCGAAGCTGAGCCGGTCACAACCGTTCGCAGCAGACCCGATTCGAGATTGCCCAGAGAGAACGACGCGCTGCTGTCCTGGAACTTGACGGCCTTAATGTCCTTGCTCAGACCTTCCCATTTGGCCTTTTCTTCATCATCCATCTCCAGCATCTGCGGCAGCAGTCCCATGCCCCAGGCATTCAACCCGGTCAGGTCGCCATTGATGCTCCAGTAGGCCAACTGGTCGGCCGGGAGTTTCTTGAGTGTCTTCGGTTCCGAAGCCGGGTGAGCCTTCAGGAATTTGGCCGCACGGGATCCTTCAGCAAACTGCAGGTATTCTTCGAGTTCAAAGCCGTCGGCGGCGAGTGTGACCGAAAGACAGTAGCCTTCAGAATCTTCGACAGCGACAACGAGCTTGTCGGCGGCTTTGCCCAGCAGGTCGGTCAGGAATTCCAAATTCACGCCCGGCACTTCGAGCATTTCGCCCTGGGCTTCAGAGAGCCCTTCCATCATTTCTTCCCGCATCTCGTCGAGCCGGTCTTTGTAGGTCTCCTTGAGGACGACCAGGTTGACGCCGATGGCGATGTGAGAGTTCTCGAACATCCCGACAACTTCTTCCGAGGCCACAGCGGCGGCTGATTCCGACGTGCGGGATTCGAGGTGCTTCTTGATCGTTTCGATCGCGTCTTCGTCATCGCTGTAGATGCCATAATCATCGTGAGCGACGAATGAGTACGATTTGTCGAGCGCTTCGGACATCGCGTCGGTATCCGTGGCGGGAATCACGAAGACCACGGCTGGATCTTCATCTTCCTGAACGAAGACGGCGGCCCACCAGTCGCGGCTCTGATCCACACCCTGCATCGTGGGGTTGGAAATGGCCACGCCGAGCATGCCCGCCTGGCCAAGGACCATCGAGCCATAGCCCTGTTGAACGGAGTCGATGAAACTCGAAGCCTGCTTCAGTGTCTTCTGCGGAGCCATCAGCTTGATCACGGCTGCTGATGAGCTGGGGATCAGTTCGGGCCCGTCGGCCGCCTTCACGCTCGGAACGATTAACAGCAAGCTCAGGCAGCAAAGTCCCAGTCGGTACATCATACGCATTGCGAAATCCTTTTTAGAGTAGCGTGTCGCGTCTGGTTTCCATCCACCTGCGCTGCAGTATCACGTTCACCGGAACGCAGGTGCATTGAGTATAACGGGTGGCGGCGTTCTTGGGATCATGAGGCGCGACGAATTTTAACTGATCGATCCCGGTCGCCTAATCGTTCAATCACTGAAAGTTTTGCTGAGAGCACCCGTTTCCCTGCCCGGTGAATCAGCGCTGAACTGCGCAGGTCAGCTGTTCGCTCTAACAGACGCGGCTACGCCGCAGTTGTCGTATTTCTCCCAGTTCGTGGAGCTGACCTTCTTCAATTTCTGCTAGAATGGGGTAGCGGTCAATCCCAATTCCGCGATAACCTCCCGGCTCATCCCGCCCGCGTGACCTCCTCGTCTTCACCGAACTTTTTTCTGTTTCTCACGAAGAACAGGATCATGAAACGGATCTTCCTCCCGCATTTTCTACCCTTCGATTCGCTCGACGGATTCAAGAAACGACTCGTTTTCTCGATGTTGACCCTCTGCGCGCTCACCTCGCCCGGGTCGGCTCAGGATTCACCGCCCGAATTGCCGGCTGCGGTCGACGTCGACCAGGAAGCCGAAGAGCTGCAGAAACGGCGGGATATCGCCGTCGCGCTCAACTATTGCCGAGCGTCCTTCCATCGCATTCGCAAGTACCCTACGCAGCAGGTGATGGACGAAGAGCAGGAGAAGATTCTCAATAATCTGAACCTGAGCGGCATCAAGAATCCGGAGATCATTCGGCTCTATACCGAAGTGCTCGACGAAATCGGGCAGATGCAGCTCAGTGAAAAAGAGACCGAGCTGTTCGACGTCAAATACAAGCGGTCGCTGCGCCAGGAGCTGGCGTTCGATTCGCTCGCCGTGGGCCTCGATCTGCTGACGGCTCAGTACATCGGAGCGGTTCGGACCGGAGCGGCGAGCTGGTGGGATTACCGCAACTTCAAATGGACGCGGGACAACGAAGTCTTCAAGCTCGAAAAAGCTCGGGTGAACTCGGTTGTGCAGAAGTCGTCTCACTTCCTCGATACCTTCTGGAAGCTCTGTCAGGAGCATCAGATCCCCGACCGCTGGCTGGTTCGTTCCACTGATCTGGATCAGCTGGAAATCGCGATGAACGAACCCAATCCGGAGGTGCGTCTCCGCATTCTCCAGCGGATGGAACCGTTCATGGAATGCTACCCCCCGTACTGGTACTATCTGGCCCGGTCTCATCAGGCCACCGGAGAACTGGTCGCTTCCCTCCGCGACTACGGCCAGCTCGAGCACCTGGGCACGCATCACTTCCGTCGGGATGACATGCTGGCCAGTGCGTTCGCCAATCAGGCTGTGATTCAGTCGTATCTCAATGAAGGCGACGCCGTCCAGACCGCCCGAAACGCGCTGTCGTATTCGACTGACGTCTGGGAAGCGAATCTGGCCTGTGCCCGCATTCTGCAGCGGGCCGGCGATCTGGCTGCGGCTGAAGACGCCATTCTACGCAATCTCGATGTCGGACTCGAAGAAGAACAGAGTACCGTCACGCTGCTTACGTTCTACCACGATACCGGAAACAATACCCAGCTGGCCCGTCGTCTGTCCGACAGCAAAACACTGGCCCATGTGCCGCCGCCGGTACTGATTCGATTCGCATCGCAACTCTCGGAAGAGGAAACTCCCCCGATTGTCTGGACGGCGCTGGCGTCCTCCGTGCGGATCTATCCGCAACTCGGCTTCGGCAACGACGATGTCATCATGGCCTGCCATCCGGTCTGGCGGATCGATCGCAGCAAACTCGCTCTCGTGCGGGACGACGGCAGCAAAGTCGCAGGGGAATATACTCGCCACGGCGATATCGATGTCGTGCGGTTCCCCAAAGTGGCCGATTTCGGCGGATACGTGACCGGGCCCTCGGCATTCCCTCAGTTGAAACTCGACCTGCAGTACGGCGATGCCAACCCGATTCAGCTCGCCTTTTCCGATGAAACCCAGTCGGAAGAAGGACTCAGTCCGACCTCTGTTGCCGCACGCAACACCAGTGATCCCCGAAGCTATCATCTCGTTTCGGCTCAGTGGGGCGATCGAAACATCGCAGTGATTCGCGATTACCCTCGCACAGCCGCGATTTATCAGCCTGTGCGTTCGTTCGCCACAGCGGCTGCAATCGGCTCCAAAGCGGCTGACGAGGTGAAATCGGCTGAACAGAAAGAACAACAGCCGGCCGACGGGGACGACACAACGATCCGCTGATCGAGTCCTCGAAATCGTGGGAATTTAAGCGTCCTGTCGCCGGTGAACGGCTTTTCGGTCTGGCGTTTTCGCCGCTCTCCACTATCGTCCAGATTTGACCGACACGGAAGAGCCGTCAGAATGAAGACGGATTCCGGGAGAGTGAGGAGAGATGAGCAACCATCCGAAACAGGTCGTGATTTCGAAGAACCCCTACTCCGGGTCCGGCCTGCGCGAACCGCAATTGATGCGGCTGACCAAACGTCTGAGTGAGCTTGGGCTGGAGCCGTGTGTCTTCACCGATCGTGATGCGCTCAAGCAGGAACTCGAGAACGAGACCTTCCGCAAAGAGACTCGCTGCATTGTCGCCGCCGGCGGAGATGGCACTGTCGACGACATGATCAACCGTTATCCCGGCGTCCCGCTGGCTGTGCTGCCCATGGGAACGGAGAACCTGCTCGCCAAGTATTTCGACATGCCGCGTCATGGTGGCGAAGTCGCCGAGATGATCGCCGAGGGACATATCGAGCCGATGGATGTCGGCATGGTCAACAAGCATCGCTTTGCAGTAATGGCCAGTTGTGGATTCGATGCCGAAGTGATCTATCAGGCTCATCTGGCCCGCTCGGGGCGAATCACCAAGCTGCACTACGTTCGGCCGATCTGGAAAACGATCCGCACGTTCCCGGGGTATCGATTAACAGTCACGTCGCCGGACCTGCCAGAACCTGCTGAGTGTGACATGGCGGTGGTCTCGAACATCTCCCGGTACGCCTCGAATCTGCCGGTGAATCCCAATTCCCGTCACGATGACGGTCTGCTGAGTGTCTGCCTGTTCGCATCAGCCCGGCCCGTTGATCTGATCAGTTACTCGATTCAAGGGTTTCTCACCCGTTCGATTCGATCCACGAAGATCCGCCGGTTTTTGACGACTTCCCTGTCGATCGATGCCGACCAGCCAGTTCGTTTTCAGGCGGACGGAGAATCGATTGGGCATACAGCGTGTGAGGTCTCGATTCTCCCGGCCTCATTAAGCCTGGTTGTGCCCGCACGCTGGGTCGAGAAATCGCGGAATACGGGACACTCAGAAGTCCGAGCCGTCCCTTTGCAGCAGCTTCCGCCACTGCCGGTCGGTCAACCAGAGTAGGCCGATGTCGGGTTAAGAGGCGTTCGTTGAAACCAGCACGTGCACAGGAAACGAACATGGCCACGCGATTGCGTGGCCATGTGGAAATCGGGTTGAGGACTCGTGCTTACTTCAGCTTCTGCACGACCTGCATGATCTTTTCGCTGTCGGCTGCTGCGTTCACCGAAGTGTCTTTGTGAACCACCTTGCCGTTCTTGTCGACGACGAACGTCCAGCGATTCGCCGTGACTCCACGAGTCAGCACGAAGTTCTGTGAGTCGACGGTTCGTTCAATGCTTCCACCGGGACGGGTCGGCACGCCGAACGCTTTGGCGACTTCCCCTTCGGTATCGGCCAGCAGGGTGAAGTTCAGATCGTAGACCTTCTTGAAGAGCTGATGCGATTCGACGGTATCGCCGCTGACACCGACCACTTCGACATCGGCTCCCTGGAGCTGAGCCATGTCGTCACGGAAGCCGCAGGCTTGCTTCGTACAGCCACCCGTCATGTCGGCCGGATAGAAATAGACCACGAGGATCTTCTTGCCGACATGATTCTCGGACTTCCAGACGTTGCCCTGATCATCTCTGGCGGAAAACTTGGGGGCATCGTCGCCGACGTTCACGTCATCAGCCATCACCGGCTGCGTGCTGCCGAGCGTGATTCCCAGAAACAGGCAGGCGACAGCCAGAGCGAACGGTCGGGCGAATTCAGCATGGCGGTACATCTTCATTGTGATATCCTTCGGAATAGAGAGTTGGGAGCAGGATCAGATCGTGCCTTCACTCTACCATTTCAGCTGGTGCGGTGGTAACGGACGAAGCTCGATTCCGCAGCGGTTTCTCGGACAATTCTTCCCGGATGACTCATGCTCTTTCGTGTCAGCACAGCCATCACTCTCACCTCAACCGTGGCCGCGACGGCGCTCCTCGCCGCCGTGTTATTGAACGATTCGGTCTCCGCCGTCTGGTCGTATCTCGCGCTGGGGCTGGTCATCCTGATGCAGATTTTGCTGCTCGTTCTCGTCCTTCGGACGCGGCACCGGTATCTGGACAAGATGACCATGCCCGGGCTGAACGATCTTCAGCAGGCGAAACGCGACTTTGAAGAAGATCGGGTTCGTATTCGCCGGGAGATCGAAGCCGAAACCGCCCGGCTGGAGCAGATGTCCCGCAAAGTGGCCGACCGTTTTCGAGTCATTCATGAATGGCTCGACACCCCCGAGTTGATCGACCTCCGCGATTCCCGCTCCGAACCGCTCGAAACGCAGTTCGCCGCGTCGCACACCATGTCGCGGGCGGAGCGGGACCGCATCGTCGAGCACGATCGCAAGGTCGCACAGATTCTGGAGACTCAGGCTGAGACGATCTATGAAAAGATCCGCACGAACTACTACGCGCCCGCTCAGAAGTTCGATCTGCATCTGTTTCGCGAAGACATGCTGACACTGGCGATTCAGATTGCGCAGGTCTACAAGCCGGGGCTGGATAATCCGCTGCTGCGAACCACCCCCGAACAGCTGGCCCGGGCGCTCAATCGAATCGGTCTGCATCTTCTGGTAGTGATGGACCAACTGCCGATTGATTTGAAATCCTACGACATCCAGACAACCTACGACACGGTCCGGAAAGCCATCAAAACTTACGGACATTACACGAAAGCCTCGCCCTATCTCGACTGGGCTTCCAAAGGACTTTTCTTCGGCCGTATGGTGACGAGCGTCAATCCACTCACACTGGGAATCTGGTGGGGGGCGACAGAACTCGGCAAGTACGGAGCCCGGAAGTTTGCGTCCCGAATTATCGATCGGCAGGCTGTTGGATTGCTGCAGAGTCTGGTTCGTGTGGTCGGTTACGAAGTGGCCGCGATCTACGGCGGCGATTTCCGGCATCGCGATCCGAACTGGGCTTACGGAGTCGAAATCTCACAGATGGTGAGTATGTTGCCGACTTCGCGAGCGAGCCTGCAGTTTGCTCTCAAGGAGATCACGAGGCTCGAACTTCGCAACGAGTACGATCGCCTGACGCTTTTCCGGGCTGTCTCCGCCGGAAAGGCGATCGGGCGGAATCACGTCTATGTCGACATGCTGACTGAAGAGGAACGACGTCGAATTCTGGAGTTGCTGGAGCACGCCTATCTTGAGTTCTCGCACGGTCGGACGAGCAAGGAATCGGATCAGTGGCGGAAATCGGTGCAGGAGCATCTGGGCCTGCAGTTCTCGCTGAAAACTGGCAGCGGCCAGAAAACGAAGTCGCGTGATCTGGTTCAGGATCGAGATGTCCTCCGCTGTGTGATTGCGTTTCTGTACCACGTGAAGCAACTGTCGCTGACAGAGATCCGCGTCCGCCTGGATGACATTCAGATCTGTGAGAAACTGCAGATGATGATCGCTCCGAGCGAATGTCAGCAGCTTGTCCAGGATCTGCTGCCGGCGGAGTTGAACAAGCCCGGCTGGGAACTGATGCCGCCCGATCTCGATCCCGACGATCGCCGCGTCGCCGCGATGCTCGGTTTGCTGCTGAACTGGAACGCCAGTATTCCCCCGCATTCGCCAGAAGCTGAAGGGGTGCTC
The sequence above is a segment of the Rubinisphaera margarita genome. Coding sequences within it:
- a CDS encoding diacylglycerol/lipid kinase family protein, coding for MSNHPKQVVISKNPYSGSGLREPQLMRLTKRLSELGLEPCVFTDRDALKQELENETFRKETRCIVAAGGDGTVDDMINRYPGVPLAVLPMGTENLLAKYFDMPRHGGEVAEMIAEGHIEPMDVGMVNKHRFAVMASCGFDAEVIYQAHLARSGRITKLHYVRPIWKTIRTFPGYRLTVTSPDLPEPAECDMAVVSNISRYASNLPVNPNSRHDDGLLSVCLFASARPVDLISYSIQGFLTRSIRSTKIRRFLTTSLSIDADQPVRFQADGESIGHTACEVSILPASLSLVVPARWVEKSRNTGHSEVRAVPLQQLPPLPVGQPE
- a CDS encoding arylsulfatase; its protein translation is MLRILAFLLLPLTLVSQSTAAEPRPNIVLIMADDLGFADLGCYGSEIETPNLDRLAGDGLRFTQFYNTAKCHSSRVSLLTGLYCDQAGSEKLSRGATIAEVLRPAGYSTAMVGKWHLSQQPTDFGFQRYWGHLSGATNFFTGDDTFRLNGEEWTVPAKLNGRPFYTTHAIADYGIQFIDEMRKTEDPFLLYVAFNAPHYPLQAPQKDVEKYDGKYDAGWDQVRRERHARQLEMGLLPAKWELSPRPEHVPAWDSLSQEEQQWEADRMEVFAAMVDVLDQNVGRLVSHLQETGEFENTLFLFCSDNGACPFERTRGRNLKPWDPASYWTYDASWAHVGNTPFRLYKQNQHEGGISSPLIVHWPAGLKAEKNSITDQPGHLIDFMATFVDIAAAEYPEQIGDRDIDPLQGKSLRPIFAGKQREPHETLYFHFSTDRALRQGEWKLVSAKLGKWELYNLKNDRTELHDVSDQHPDRVEAMASEWFRLAEEVDRLSKKQLKPVTNKRKPLSFRKDTSEQLKKN
- a CDS encoding DUF1559 domain-containing protein, whose translation is MPVIHANRTRRGFTLIELLVVIAIIAILVALLLPAVQQAREAARRSSCKNNLKQLGLALHNYHDTHKTFPQGAMGQPTVGSGEQRQTNNFSWHVQILPMMEESALHDQFDFDLFYDVQVNEDAAMNKVDGYYCPSARNVDHESNEAGQWAVHYLGIAGPFGPIAGTSPTRNHEFAGSSTNSHGGIAKCGILTMNENRNFSDIVDGTTNTLLVGEYSGRPETNGTKTFRPWHQGASSSGANAAMYCCKNVKQTINQRPSTYISADPLWKFNDVGASSQHDGGAQFLMGDASVRFLSQNMDFETYKNLADMQDEMVIGEF
- a CDS encoding peroxiredoxin, with product MKMYRHAEFARPFALAVACLFLGITLGSTQPVMADDVNVGDDAPKFSARDDQGNVWKSENHVGKKILVVYFYPADMTGGCTKQACGFRDDMAQLQGADVEVVGVSGDTVESHQLFKKVYDLNFTLLADTEGEVAKAFGVPTRPGGSIERTVDSQNFVLTRGVTANRWTFVVDKNGKVVHKDTSVNAAADSEKIMQVVQKLK
- a CDS encoding 3-keto-disaccharide hydrolase, with protein sequence MIRLTQTLLPMILLFGTVQIGLAEKVEKGFFSLMPKEGKHLWEDSIIVTDQGYLDGDGCYIGQEFDDFVLRFEFKQSPGANSGIGIRSARGQNAAYSGMEIQCLEDSHPKYDDIQDWQHHGSVYGIVAAKQGSLKPPGEWNTQEIVVDGRHIKVTVNDQVIVDANLDEAAPDGKSIDGKEHPGLKRDSGYLRLCGHGGGVQFRKMRIKPLSE
- a CDS encoding class I SAM-dependent methyltransferase, producing MESTHEWSEQTQQIHDHYESLLAENYSWMLGDFDERVNQASELFDSLNLPTQGTALDLGCGSGIQTIALARRGLSVTAVDVSSTLLEEVRERSGDLPVETVQADLLRHAGQSEAADRFDVIVCMGDTLTHLQSTAKVFTLIEHLRDYRLKENGRLVFTFRDLSEDRSGTDRILPVRMEEEKLMLTFLEYLPTRVSVHDMILSKTAEGWDLQKSSYNKLRLSLADIRATLIAYKFAVDREEESNGLCTIAATLPEQG